Proteins encoded within one genomic window of Anastrepha ludens isolate Willacy chromosome 4, idAnaLude1.1, whole genome shotgun sequence:
- the LOC128861791 gene encoding uncharacterized protein LOC128861791: MTVVKLSQSGPAASADTGTEVKPSPSTSAPPAVVIGTRPISRRPVAMRRAGEETATGSTEASAPAGKWPTVRITDPTKAGYLERRNAARILKRLHESPPTTEELTKEGDPEGRIPRAQWKWVQAALTNVTLEVLLSNPGPPPSCTDAGWYQGQIKIIACDDERSVELYKTAIAKIGEVYPGAKLVVVDKKDIPSRPRARVWVPTPSDPQQVMQIISACNPGLPTGSWKFVKAFDNTVTVDGVVTKRATTQVMLLLTNDSLEPLAKSEGMINYGFGKVKVRTYKTDADAIDQLASEIEANDAEEDPMESSSDVESIDMEGYCSSGSELTARLKKMSTSTTTELTAGLSTTYSEKELLSDSQEDSESVNHASSTNKFTSQ, encoded by the exons ATGACTGTAGTCAAACTTAGTCAGAGTGGACCGGCGGCAAGCGCTGACACTGGGACTGAGGTTAAGCCTAGCCCCAGTACATCGGCACCTCCTGCGGTGGTTATCGGAACCAGACCAATTAGTCGACGTCCTGTGGCTATGCGGAGAGCTGGTGAAGAGACTGCCACAGGTAGCACCGAGGCCAGTGCTCCTGCCGGAAAATGGCCGACAGTAAGGATCACTGATCCAACTAAAGCAGGGTACCTGGAGAGGCGTAATGCCGCCAGGATACTCAAAAGGCTTCACGAATCTCCACCAACAACGGAGGAGCTGACGAAGGAG GGTGATCCCGAAGGAAGAATTCCCAGAGCCCAATGGAAATGGGTGCAGGCCGCTCTGACCAACGTAACGCTGGAAGTGCTACTAAGCAATCCAGGTCCGCCCCCATCATGCACTGACGCTGGCTGGTACCAAGGCCAGATTAAAATTATAGCCTGCGACGACGAAAGATCGGTGGAGCTATACAAGACTGCAATAGCGAAGATCGGGGAAGTCTACCCTGGAGCGAAGCTCGTGGTAGTAGACAAAAAAGACATCCCGTCTCGACCGAGGGCACGAGTTTGGGTCCCTACACCCTCTGACCCACAGCAAGTCATGCAGATAATAAGTGCATGCAACCCAGGCCTTCCTACGGGGAGCTGGAAATTTGTCAAGGCCTTTGACAATACCGTAACAGTAGACGGTGTGGTGACGAAACGTGCCACAACGCAAGTAATGCTGTTACTAACAAACGATTCTCTAGAACCTTTGGCGAAAAGCGAAGGTATGATAAACTATGGTTTTGGCAAGGTTAAGGTCAGAACCTATAAAACAGATGCTGATGCCATCGACCAATTGGCCTCAGAAATTGAGGCCAATGACGCTGAGGAAGATCCTATGGAGTCCTCAAGCGATGTCGAAAGCATCGACATGGAAGGATACTGCTCGTCAGGGTCTGAGCTCACAGCTAGACTCAAGAAAATGAGTACAAGTACGACAACTGAGCTTACAGCTGGTTTGAGTACAACATACTCAGAAAAAGAGCTCTTGAGCGACTCACAGGAAGATTCAGAGAGTGTTAACCATGCGTCTtctacaaataaatttacatcacaGTAA